TCGGCATGGTTTCAGAGAGTAGCCCTGCAAGATTCCCGCTTTCATCACGGATCGTCCTCTTCAACTATTTCGGTGGTGACATCTTCCCTGCCGAGGAGATCAAGTTAATCCCCGGGGACAAGTTCTTATTCCATCTGGATGATTCCGCTGCGATCGATTATCTTGAGAGGAAACCGCCGATGAAAGGAGCATCCGACGACCGCTATTCCAGCAACTATGCCTGGGAGGTGACGAAGAGCAGGGAAGAGCTCGAAAAGACGATCAACCAGAAAATCCCGATCGGCAGCCTCGCAGACCTTCAGGAAGTCAGAAAAGGAAGATCGGGACGGATCATCGAGATGAGATTTTCCGGAAGCGCAGGCGAGTTCACCGTGAAGGGGCTCAACATCCGCAACGCCCTCCAGCTAAAGGATACCCTCTTCACGATGCACAAGAAGCAAGGTTCTGACGGAACGTTGCTCTCCGTGACATTTTCCGGGAAGGGATGGGGGCACGGAGTCGGGCTATGCCAGGTGGGTGCCTACGGGATGGCAATCCGCGGCAAGACCTATGAAGAAATCCTCAAATGGTATTACACTGGAATCGACCTGATAAGAGCCTACGATTGAAGAGATGTTTCTTCAAGGTAACAAGCATTTAGTTGCATCATGCGACCAGCACGGAATCTTCGGATTTGATTTTCTGTGGTCATGGAACCTATATTTAAAAGAGGGGTCATGTTGGCCGGGAGGAGTGACAGGGCGAAGGTCAGGCTTCTTGGACTGATCGTCGTTCTGATCCTCTCTTTCCTTTTCATCTTGCTGAGATATCTTTTGCAGACAGGATGAATGGAGTTTGACGATGTCAAACTTTCTGATGAAGGCGGGGATCTTCGTCCTGGCGTGCAATGCTATATTCCTTCTCATCGATACATTCCTTTTCAAAGAGAGGAGCGTCTTAAACGACTTCATCGATGACATCTTCTATGGCGGCGCTGGATTGCTGGCGGCGGGAGTTCTTGTAAAGGTCCTTGGCAGCGGGATCAGCGCGATTTCCATAAAGAGATGCCCGAGATGCGGGAAACCAGTGGAGAAGAACTCAATATATTGTGAGACTCATCTTAAAGAGACCATCAACGAGTACCAGGACCAGCTCCATAACGCTAAGTGATCTTGTATTCTTTGCTATATTCAGGGAATTAACACAGAAGCCAAGGGACTCAATGTCCTCCGATACACTCATCATTATCGTGGGTCCGACCGCATCCGGGAAGAGCCGCCTCGCGCTATTCCTTGCTCAGAGATTGAATGCCGAGATCATCAGCGTCGACTCCATCCAGGTCTACCGCAGGCTGAACATCGGAACGGCAAAACCGGATATAAATGTGCTAAAGCAGATCCCCCATCACATGATAGATGTGGCAGAGCCAGGGGATGATTTTTCCCTGGGCCATTTTGTGAGGAGCGCAGAGAGGATCATCCAGGAGATCTGGAAGAGGAGAAAATTGCCGCTTCTTGTTGGCGGGACGGGACTCTATCTCCGGGGACTCCTCAAGGGGATCTTCGAGGCACCAGCAAGAGATGAAGAGATCAGGAAATCACTCAGAATGCTGGCGGAAGAGAAGGGGATAGAGCACCTTCATTCTCTACTACATGAAGTTGACCCCGCGAGCGCTCGGAGGATATCCGGGCACGATTCTCAGAGGATCATAAGGGCTCTCGAACTGCACCGGAAGACGAAGAAAACGATGAGCGAGCTGATCCAGGAGAAAAGTTTTGGGCAGGATCGATACGCGAGTGTCAAAGTGGGAGTCAATACTAAAAGGGCCAGGCTTTACAGGAATATCGAAGAGAGGGTTGAGGAATTTTATAAGAATGGTCTTGTTGAAGAAGTGCGGTCCCTTCTGGAATCAGGCGTCGATCCGGAATGCAAGGCTTTTAATGCAGTCGGCTATCGTGAGACCGTATCCTATCTAAGGGGAGAAATTGATCGCGATAAGATGATCGCACTGGTGAAAAGAAACACGAAGAGATTTGCAAAGCGACAGATGACCTGGTTCCGCAAGGAAGAGAACATTCAATGGTTTTTTTACGAGAATGATGTCTCCGAAACATCAGCAGAGATCCTTGATTTCATAAAGGGGAAGCTGCGCAATAAATATTTACAAAATCAAAAAGTGTAGTATAATCAGGAAAAATTTCCAGGATGGAGGTTAGATGAGCAACGAAGGCATAAGCATACAGAATGATTTTTTCAATCAGGCAAGGAAAGAAAAGCTGAGAATAACCGTCTTTCTGAACAATGGAAATAAGATCACGGGGAGAATCAAAAGTTTCGATAAGTTCACTCTCATCCTGGATGGAGAAAATGGGGAGCAAATGGTCTTTAAACATGCCATCTCGACGATCACGACGACAAAACGCCCCTCTTCCAAAAACGAACAGTAGAAGCCGGATACCAGCCGACGGTCAGCGCCTGAAGATCCCCTTGCCCCCTTCTTTTTCCTGCTGTTGCTGCGATAGCTCTCTGATCCGGTTCTGAAGCCTTTCAATCTTTCCTTCTAACTCTGTCCTTATTATGTTGATTTGCTCCTTGAGCCGCTCGTTTTCCTCCCTGAGCCGGCTGCTTTCCCCTTCGTAGCCTGACATCATCGAGGCCTTTCGGGACAGTTCCTCCTCGAGCATGGCAATCCTCTCATTCTTGGAAGCCATTTCCACTCGATGCTTCTCTTCCTGCTCCTCGTAGAGCTTTTTGATCTCCTGCAGTTCAAGGATTTTGGAGAAGTCTGAAAGAGATTCAACCATGGTCTCACCTCCGGATTCTGTCATCCGTTCTTTCGAAAAAAGATATTTCCTTAACATGAGGTCTAAATCCTCAGGGCTAATACTAGAGGAAAGAGCGGTTTCCAACGTGATGGCAGCGTTGAGGACGAGTGCGGCCAGTGACTGGTTCATCGTCTGCATCCTCAGGAAGGAAACGGAGTTCTCCATCTCCCGTTCGATCTCGACGATGTTTCCCTCTTCGATCAGTTTCTGGATGCGCGGTGTTGCCTTCATGATCTCCACGGCCGCGACCAGACCCTTGCCGTCTTTCCTCTCCACCAGGTTCAGTGAGATGACCCCCTTAAGTACCTGGCTGAGTTGCTGTCTTATCTGCCTGTGTTGATCGGGCGGGAAGGTGTCGATCAGGCGGTCGATTGTTTGCGCGGCGCTGTTCGTGTGGAGGGTGCTGAAGACGAGATGCCCGGTCTCGGCAGCAGTCAGAACGGTCGACATGGTTTCAACATCCCGCATTTCTCCCACCATGATGACGTCGGGGTCCTGCCGCAATGCATTCCTCAGGGCATCATGGAAACTCTTCGTGTCGCTCCCTACTTCTCTCTGAGTGACAGAGGCAAGGCTATCCCTGATCAGGAACTCAATAGGATCCTCGATTGTAACAATATGGACGGGTTGTGAGTCAGAGATAAGCTTCAAGAGGGAGGCAAGCGTCGAGGACTTTCCGGAGCCCGTTGGGCCAGTGACGAGGATGAGTCCCATTGGAAGAAACGCAAATTCTTTGATGACTTCCGGCAAGCCCCAGTCATCGGTTGTTGGGAAATCGATCGGGACTCTGCGGAAGACCGAGCTCAGCGTTCCCCTCTGGAAGTAAATGGAGGTCCTGAATCGGGAGACTCCGGGCAGGGAATAACCGAATTCGAGGTAGAGATTGTCCTCCAGAAAGCGTTTCTGCCTCTCTGTGAGGATTATGTACAACATTTCCTTGATCAGGTCGGGGATAAGGGGGTCTGTCTTAATGGGAACGAGCCTTCCTTTGATGCGGAGGAGTGGTGGCCTCATTGGCTTGATATGAAGATCCGAAGCACCCTGCCTCACCATGAATTTAAGAAGTTCATCGATGTTCATACCCTCTCATCTCGCTTCATCGATTCAAGATGCCAATTTCATTTTTCACTATTTTATAACCAAGTAAGGATGAAATAAAAGAAAATTTTGGTCGCCATACAAATGATTTGACTTGCTTTCTCTCTTATAATATAAATTAGAAAATTTTTGCAGAAATTAGATTCATTTATTTAGGATCGAAAAAATTGGGTATTACATTCAAGAGGATATTATCGAATCTGACGTTCGCGAATCAATTGACCTTTCTCCGCCTCATCCTGATCCCATTCCTCGTGATCTCCATTCTTAACAACAGGTTCGGGTTGGCTCTCTCACTCTTCATCTGGGCTGCCATGACGGATATCCTTGATGGACTTGTGGCAAGATACCTGAAGCAGAATACGGCCCTCGGCACGCTTCTCGATCCTATTGCCGACAAGCTGCTGATGACGATCTCCTTTATCATCCTCACTCTTCCCGATAATCCGCGTATCTTCCCGAAATTCGATATGGTGAACCATGTCCCACTCTGGCTCACCATCCTCATCATCTGGCGCGATATTATGATTGTAATAACCTGCTTCATGATCTATCTCATCTATCAGATCAAGAAGTTTCCCCCCACCTTCTGGGGAAAGATAACGACATTCTCTGAATCCATCACCGTGGGGCTCTTTCTTCTGTTCAACTGCGTGGAGCGCGAATCATCTGCGACCATCCCCGTTGCCGTATGGGTCACCTGCGGATTGATCGTTCTCTCCGGATTCCACTATCTTTACAGGACCAATCGCTTCATAAAAGAAGGCTTCAAATAGTTGCTCGCAATGATATTCCTGGCGACTGAACCCTTGAATTGACAGAAGTGGTGTTTTTATATAGATTTTGAATGCTATGGAAAAAGAGCTGAAAGAGTATTCGTTGCGGGTTCTGGAGTATGATGAGCTCAAGATGCTGCTCGCTTCCTATGCCCTGACGCCGATCGGCATGAAAAGGATAGGTCAACTGGAGCCGATCTTCGAAAAGAGCCTGATCCAGGAGGAATTGAACAGGGTAACAGAGGCGGTCCATTTCCATCACAGGGAAGGAGCCTTTCCCATTTCTAATGCTAAGGACCCCGAAGAGATAATCAAGAAACTGAAGATAGAGGATACCATACTGAATGGGCTCGAAGTCTATTCTCTTCTCTCGATTCTGAAGGCAGGCGTCCAGGTGAGGAAGCTGATCCCCAAACTCGGTAAGCTGAGCTACTATCTCCTCTCGAGATTTTTTTCGACTCTTCCGGAGCTTCAGTCCATCGTCAAAGAGATAGATGGCAATGTCACCGAAAAGGGAAATATAGAGAGTTCTGCCAGCAAGGAGCTCTATCAGATCCGGAAGAAGATCGCAAAGTTGAAGGAGAGGATCAAGGAGCGCCTGGATGAAATGATGTTCAAGCCGGGAGCAGACAGAATCATTCAGGATGAATACATCACAATCAGGAGCGGGCGGTATGTCATTCCCGTCAGAACGGATGCCCCATTCCCGGTGAAGGGAATCATTCACGGAACCTCATCTACCGGCCATACAATCTTCGTGGAGCCTATATCCACGGTCGATATGAACAACGAGATCATCAAATTGACGGAAGAGGAGACAGTGGAGATTGAGAAGATCCTGAAGAGGTACACATATCTCTTCAGAACTCACCTCGACGAGATCAAGATAACCGAACAGATCATCGCGGAAGTGGATCTGCTGAACGCCAGGGCAAAGTTTGCCATCGATTACCGGTGTACTTCTCCGGATATAGATTCCGGCGGCGTTCTCAGGCTTGTCGATGCACGGCACCCGCTTCTCGAGAAGTTCCTGCTTGGCTCCAGGGGAACGATAGTACCGATCAGCGCCGAACTCGGCGCCAGAGAAAGGGCTATGATCATCAGCGGACCCAACGCAGGAGGGAAAACAGTAGCGCTGAAGACGATCGGACTGCTGGTGCTAATGGCTCAATCGGGGATGCATGTCCCGGCCGAGGAGATGCAGCTTCCCATCTTCAAGCAGGTGCTCGCTGACATTGGAGACCAGCAGTCCATCTCCGCCAGCCTGAGTACATTCTCCGCTCACATCGATACTGTATCGAAGATGGCCAAAGCCGTCACCGATTCCTCGCTCATCCTCATCGATGAGATAGGAACGGGAACGGATCCGGCAGAAGGAACGGCGCTTGCCCTTTCCATCATCGAGTATTTCAAGAGAAAAGGTGCGCTCATCGCCGTCACGACACATCATGGTGGTCTGAAGATCTACGGATACAAAACGGAAGGTGTCCTCAACGCAGCGGTCGAGTTCGATGAGAAGACCTTCAAGCCCACTTACAGGCTGATCATGGGGGCGGCAGGAGCTTCGAGCGGGATCAACGTGGCGAGACAACTGGGGCTGGATGACGAGATTGTCGAGGGAGCAAAACGTTACATCGGCGAAGCGGCCGCCGAAGCCGAAGATTATCTGACGAAACTGCGCAGTCTCACCGTTTCCGTCGAAAAGAAAAAGTATGAACTCGAAGAGAGGATAAAGGAACTGGAAGCCGATCGGAAGAAGCTTGATGCAGACTTCAAGAAGAAAGAAGCGGAAACGAAGGAAAAATTCAACAAAGAGCTCTCCGCGCTGATCGCCCAGTTTCGGTCTGAAGCGGACATGCTTTTGGGCGACCTGAAGGAGAAAAGGGATCAGTTAAAGCTGGACAGGGAACGAATGAAGAAAGAGAAGCTACTCCGTGAGAAAATAGAATCGGCCTTTGTCAAGAAGAAATTTGAAGAGATGAAGCCTCTCTCGCTTGGGTCCATCAAAGCTGGGAGCCGGGTCCTCATCCAGTCACTCGGTCTGGAAGCGGTTGTGGAATCTGTACGGCCGGATGGAATGCTGGAAGTTTCTGTCGGAAAGAGGATCCTGAAGGTGGGAATGAATGACTGCGCCGTCGTTGGAGAGGCGCTACTCGAGGAGAACCGTGTGAAAAAGCCTCCAGAATCCGTCAGTGTGAGGATTGCCGAGAAGGCTATCTCGCGGGAGATCAACGTCATCGGAAAGAGGGTTGAAGAAGCTCTCGATGAGATTGATAAGTACTTGGATGATGCTTTTCTGGCGGGGCACCGTGAACTACGTGTGATCCATGGGATCGGAAAGGGAAGACTGAAACAGGCCATTCATGAGATGCTCAAAGATCATCCCCACGTCTCTTCCTACCGGACGGGAGCGCCGCAGGAAGGAGGCGATGGAGCCACCATCATTACCCTGAAAGATTGATTGAAAAAACTTTCTAAATCTTTCTGTTTCTGGGGTCATTGAAGTATTGAACCCATTTATCCACCTCTTCTTTCTCCAGCTTTGGCTCAAGCTTGCTCTTACGGAGAGTCTTTAAGCTTTCCATCTTTTTCCTGAATTGATGACACTTCATCACATTCGCCTTCAGATGCTTCGCCCTGTCTGTCAGGCTTTTGTCGGAGCTCACGAGGATGAAAGAGGCAGGATCAGGAGATTTACTGATGATTTTGAGGATCAGAGAATCGGCATCTTCCTTCTGTCCTGCGAAGAGGATCTCCAGCCCTCCCAGCGCTAGATGCTCGCGGCTCACATCCTCGTTGGGGAGGCCGTCAAATACGACGATGAGCGTTGCTTCCCTTTCCTTCTGGAAGACAAGAAGTTCTTTGATGAGAATCTTTCGGGAATGCGGGGACTTCAGGTTGATCTCTTTGGGATGCCCTATAAGGTTATTGCCATCAATAATGTATGGCATGCATGACTCTTACTGTATCATTTCTGTCCGCTGGTGTTCTTTTCCAATTCTTTCAACTCGAAAGCGACAATGGAGTTGTTGGGTTCCCATTCCAGAGCGCTCTTCAGCATGTTTCGGGCTTCTGGTATTTTACCACACTTCTTATAGAGGATACCTATCTCCAGATAAGCTTCCGCCAGCGTAGGATTCATTGTGATTGCTTTTTTAAGATTCTCTATTGCCATGGAGCGAAGACGTGGATTCTTTGCCTGTGTCATTCCAAGGAAGAAAAAATGTTCCCATCGCGTTGGGTCGAGAGAGACGGCATTCTCGAGGAATCTCAACGCTTCGGGGTATTTCTCTTGCATGTAAAGCTTCTTACCTTTGAAGAAGTTTCCCTTTGCCAGAGTTGGATTGTCCAGCTTCTCCGCGGCGTCGGCGGCTGGCTGCTCCGCCTCACCGAAGATCTCTTCTTCGTATCTTTTCCTTGTCTGCTCATTGGAGAGGGTGTTGTAAGCCTCGGTAATCCTTGCGAAGAGGCTCTCTATTAAAGGCCTGATCTCGCTCATCGATTCTTTCTGGAAGTGATCAGGGTGAATCTCGCGGGCAAGCTTGTAGTAACTGTTTTTCACCTCTTCCGCGCTGGAATGCCTCTGAACGCCAAGTAGCTGGAAGAAGTTGCTCCTGGCATGCTTTTCGTACAATTCGAAATAATGCTTCTTAGCCTCAACGTCCTCGTCCGACTCCTCTGCTGGCTGAGTCTCCGTCGGGGCCCCTGTTTCATGCGCCTTTGCTTCCGGAGCCGATGCAGCTTTATCTTTCAATTCCAGGATGCCGAGAAGGGCGAGAACTGTTAGATTTCTTAAAGTCTCTTCGGGAGGATCGGGGAAGATCCTCAGAATGTCCCTCAGTTTCGTAGTTCCGTCGATCAGCCGCAGGGTCCTCTTTTCGGGTTCATTCAGATCCGCGTTCTTCAGTTTCTCTTCCGCGGCAGGTGTGAATTGAGGATAACGAGTCTCTTTCCCGATGATGAGCTTGTATTCGATGACGGAGGCATGGTTCCTGTAATAATCCTGGACGAGAGATTTCGGCGATATCCGGGTTAGGGTTTTTCCAGTGAGGTTGGCTCTCCCTTCGGAGAACGCCATCATCCCGGCGATCTTGAAACAGGATGTCACGATTCTCGCGATGAGGTTTCTTGCTTCCATGGCCGCCTTCTCTTCCGAGATTAGCCCGGCGTTGATCAAACGATGCACCGTCTCTTCGGAGATTGAAGGCTCATGCATGAAGCTGACAGCATGGCTCTTGTCAATGATACCCGAATCAACCAGGTGATTGAGAAACCATTCAGTCCGGATATTGGAAACAGCGTGACAGATCTTCCCATCTTCGAAGCAGACAACCTTTTTGACCTTCTGAAATTCAACAGTGAGAATGCCGTTCTTCTTTGTTTCCTCAATTTCGAGGAGTTTTAAAGCGAATTTCCCCTCTTTGGATATTTCTAAAGCCATCATTCACCCTTCGATGACAGAAATTCTTTCCATGCTACAATGAGATCGTCGGCGGATACACCTGTGACCTGTGCCAGCGCATTTCCTATATCCGTTCCCCTCCCAAGCTCATCGAGGATAAGCAGAATGGCATGGAACGAATATCTCTTCTCGATAAAGGAAGTGAAGGAAAGAGATAAAGGATAATCCAGGTTCTCTGAAAGAGAATCGAAATCAGTCTCCCCGATCTTCTCCTTTATCGTTTTGAATAATGGAGCACCTTTCCCCTCGATGATCTGGGCGATTCCCTCGTGGAGCCATCTTGGGCAGTTCCCATTGGTCCGGGAGTAGATAAAGGCGTGGGCAAGCTCATGGAGAAGCATCTGTTTGGCTCTCCTTGTGAGAGTATCGAGACCCCCGACGGGTATCCTGATCTTTCCATCGAAGAGCCCTCCAACCCATTTCGGTGATTCCGTGATATCGTAGAAAGCCGTCTCTGGATAGAGGATAACGGAAATGGTCATCTGCGGATAATGACTGAATCTCAAGGCGAGATCGTTGTAACTCTCCTCGAGAAAGGCGATGATGTCGTCACCTATATGCGAATGCTTCTCCCCATCGAACATCAGCGTGAAGTGTGACCCATTAGACTTATGGTAACGTTCTGAGAGGATAAGCTCTTTCCTTGCCCTGTCGATCTTCTTCGAGATCTTCTCGTTGGGCTCAATCTGGATGGCTCTCTCCCATTCCGAGATTGCCTCCTGAATATCATCCATCATGTATCGAATCTCCCCCAGAATATCGTGGAGAAGAGGGTTATCGGGGTGTTCAAGCATAGCTTCATGGATGTAAGACTGCGCTTGCCTGTAATCTCCCGTCATCATGAGTGAGGATGCCATGTTTATCTTCGGAGGAAGAAATCCGGAGTCCTGCGCGATGGCTCTTGAGTAATAAGAGATGGCCATCTCGTAATTTTTATTGTCGAAGAAACGATTTCCGATTTTCGTGAATATCTCGGCGATCTGTAGCCTGACTTCTCCGTTGTCAGAAACCGTTCTGGCGATGAGATGGAGGTTTTGCGCCCGTCTGTCAAGTTCCTCGATCTCCTTCTGAAAGGAGCCTGGGTCAGCAGATGGAGATTTCGTTTCCTGGTTGTGATTCACTTCTCGCGACGAGATGATGTCGTCCTTCACGATCCTGGAGACTTCGCTTGCAGGAATCCCGTAGGTTCCCCCGTATCCGGTATACCTTAGCTCGCTTCCTTCATACCACCAGTTTCCGGTATGGATTTTCCCTCCATTCTTGAGGAAAATGGTATCAGCTAGGGCAAAGGCGGACACGACCAGGAGTAATAAGAGTAGAAAAGCTCTTCTTCTTTTTGACCTTCTCAAAGTTTCAGATTCGAGGCAATTCGCTTCAGGACGAGTCATTATAAGGAATACCTTTTCAAGATGATTCATTTTAAGATGATGCTTTCCCTCAGTTTAGATATAGAAGTGACCATCGGCCGGTTCCCTGTACCCGTGAAGTATTCGGGAATCTGCAACCTGCCTGCTTCTGCCTCGCTACGGCTCGTGTAGATTCCCATGCAGAGCTTGTAACAGGTCATCTCTTTGTATCTGCACTTCACGTAGAAAAGCTTATCTGTTCCTCTAACGTTCTTGAAGGCTCTTAAGATTGTCTGCCTCTGGCATGCGATAAGAAGCTGGATCGTGTAATCGTTCTGGACTTCACCGGAGGTCATTAATCTTCCCCATTCCCGGGCAGCCAGATCGATATTGCCTGAAATGTGAAACTCTCTCCCTCTTTTCAGCGGCGATGCTTCTTCGGATTTTTCTATTCGATCGCTGCTGATTCTTCTTTCCTTGCTTTCTGATTCACCTTTCTCGACTGAAGAATCGGGCTCGACAGCAAGAGTTTCCGGTTTCTCTCCTTCTTTTAAAGGTTCTTCGTATCTGGCGATTTCTTCGAGGATTGTCTGCTTAGCTTCCATCTTTGCCATCCGAGAACCAGGTGACGGGCTGGAGAATTTAAGGATGGCAGCGAAAACGATGATGGCTGCCGTGACGAACGATATGACCAGAGATGGGTAAAACCCGCGCATATCTTCTTTTTTCTTCTCGAATTCCACAGGTTCACCGGTCTTTCATCGAATAAAACTCTCTAAAAATATATATCCTGCTCCCTTAAAAATCTACTGAGTGATATTCTGTTATGAAAAGCTTGATGTTATGCTAAAATCTTTTCCAGTTAAGCTTCATGACCGACCGATAATTTGAGAATCGGGATTCCCTGAAATGAAGATAGAGAAAGCAGATTATGTCATCGTGGGCAGCGGGCTTGCAGGCCTCCGTGCCGCCATCCAGATCGCATCGGCTGGCTTTTCCGTCGCTCTCCTCATGAAAGATGGCCCCCTCGACAGCAGCAGCGAGCACGCTCAAGGAGGGATTGCCGCTGCTTTGAGCGACGAGGATGAGGTTGGGTTGCACTACGTGGATACGATCAACGCCGGCGACGGCCTCTCAAATGAGGAAGCCGTTCGGGTTATGGTCGAGGAAGGTCCAAAGTATATAACGGAACTGATCGAGTGGGGAACCGAGTTTGACAGGGAAGGAACGAGGCTCGCCTTCACTATGGAAGCTGCACACAGCAAAAGGAGAATTCTACACGCCCATGGAGATGCCACAGGGAGAGAGATCGTCAGAGCACTTCTGAAAAAAGCATCATTCTTCGAGAAGATAAAATTCTACCAGAGAACTTTTTCCATAGACCTCATCATCGAAAATGGAGCATGCATAGGTCTATATTTCATTGAGGAAGGGAATAGTGAGATCAGATCGATTCTCACAAAGGGGGTCCTCTTGGCGACCGGGGGAGCTGGAATGGTTTACAGGGAAACTACAAATCCACCACAGGCAACTGGGGATGGGATGGCCATCGCCTATCTGGCCGGCGCCGAGATGATGGACATGGAGTTCGTTCAGTTCCATCCGACCTCGCTCTATCTTCCCGACACTCCGAGATTCCTCCTCTCGGAATCACTGAGAGGAGAGGGGGCTTATCTGAGAAATATGGAATACAAGCGCTTCATGGAGGATTATCATCCAAAGAAGGAGCTCGCACCGAGAGACGTGGTCTCGCGGTCCATCATAATGGAGCTGGAAAAGACGAAGACATCCAGGATCTATCTTGACATCTCTCATCTTCCCGCGTCCTATCTGAGAGATAGATTCCCGAGAATATTCAACACATGCCTCACTTACGGCATTGACATATCGAAGGATTTGATCCCGGTACACCCGAGCGCTCATTACTTCATGGGTGGCGTTAAAACGGACCTCTGCGGAAGAACTTCTATAAGGGGACTATACGCGGCGGGTGAAGTTGCATGCACTGGAGTCCATGGAGCCAACCGGCTTGCGAGCAACTCGCTTCTTGAAGGGCTTGTCTTCGGCGCAAGAGCGGGTGAGACGATGCTAAAAGATTTGAAGGGAAAGGAGACGCCGGAAGGAACATCAGCGAAGCTTCATTCGCTTTCATTCGACGAAGCCGATGCCGGATCGGTCTTCACGAA
This is a stretch of genomic DNA from Acidobacteriota bacterium. It encodes these proteins:
- the miaA gene encoding tRNA (adenosine(37)-N6)-dimethylallyltransferase MiaA — translated: MSSDTLIIIVGPTASGKSRLALFLAQRLNAEIISVDSIQVYRRLNIGTAKPDINVLKQIPHHMIDVAEPGDDFSLGHFVRSAERIIQEIWKRRKLPLLVGGTGLYLRGLLKGIFEAPARDEEIRKSLRMLAEEKGIEHLHSLLHEVDPASARRISGHDSQRIIRALELHRKTKKTMSELIQEKSFGQDRYASVKVGVNTKRARLYRNIEERVEEFYKNGLVEEVRSLLESGVDPECKAFNAVGYRETVSYLRGEIDRDKMIALVKRNTKRFAKRQMTWFRKEENIQWFFYENDVSETSAEILDFIKGKLRNKYLQNQKV
- the hfq gene encoding RNA chaperone Hfq; this encodes MSNEGISIQNDFFNQARKEKLRITVFLNNGNKITGRIKSFDKFTLILDGENGEQMVFKHAISTITTTKRPSSKNEQ
- a CDS encoding PilT/PilU family type 4a pilus ATPase is translated as MNIDELLKFMVRQGASDLHIKPMRPPLLRIKGRLVPIKTDPLIPDLIKEMLYIILTERQKRFLEDNLYLEFGYSLPGVSRFRTSIYFQRGTLSSVFRRVPIDFPTTDDWGLPEVIKEFAFLPMGLILVTGPTGSGKSSTLASLLKLISDSQPVHIVTIEDPIEFLIRDSLASVTQREVGSDTKSFHDALRNALRQDPDVIMVGEMRDVETMSTVLTAAETGHLVFSTLHTNSAAQTIDRLIDTFPPDQHRQIRQQLSQVLKGVISLNLVERKDGKGLVAAVEIMKATPRIQKLIEEGNIVEIEREMENSVSFLRMQTMNQSLAALVLNAAITLETALSSSISPEDLDLMLRKYLFSKERMTESGGETMVESLSDFSKILELQEIKKLYEEQEEKHRVEMASKNERIAMLEEELSRKASMMSGYEGESSRLREENERLKEQINIIRTELEGKIERLQNRIRELSQQQQEKEGGKGIFRR
- a CDS encoding CDP-alcohol phosphatidyltransferase family protein; translated protein: MGITFKRILSNLTFANQLTFLRLILIPFLVISILNNRFGLALSLFIWAAMTDILDGLVARYLKQNTALGTLLDPIADKLLMTISFIILTLPDNPRIFPKFDMVNHVPLWLTILIIWRDIMIVITCFMIYLIYQIKKFPPTFWGKITTFSESITVGLFLLFNCVERESSATIPVAVWVTCGLIVLSGFHYLYRTNRFIKEGFK
- a CDS encoding endonuclease MutS2, with amino-acid sequence MEKELKEYSLRVLEYDELKMLLASYALTPIGMKRIGQLEPIFEKSLIQEELNRVTEAVHFHHREGAFPISNAKDPEEIIKKLKIEDTILNGLEVYSLLSILKAGVQVRKLIPKLGKLSYYLLSRFFSTLPELQSIVKEIDGNVTEKGNIESSASKELYQIRKKIAKLKERIKERLDEMMFKPGADRIIQDEYITIRSGRYVIPVRTDAPFPVKGIIHGTSSTGHTIFVEPISTVDMNNEIIKLTEEETVEIEKILKRYTYLFRTHLDEIKITEQIIAEVDLLNARAKFAIDYRCTSPDIDSGGVLRLVDARHPLLEKFLLGSRGTIVPISAELGARERAMIISGPNAGGKTVALKTIGLLVLMAQSGMHVPAEEMQLPIFKQVLADIGDQQSISASLSTFSAHIDTVSKMAKAVTDSSLILIDEIGTGTDPAEGTALALSIIEYFKRKGALIAVTTHHGGLKIYGYKTEGVLNAAVEFDEKTFKPTYRLIMGAAGASSGINVARQLGLDDEIVEGAKRYIGEAAAEAEDYLTKLRSLTVSVEKKKYELEERIKELEADRKKLDADFKKKEAETKEKFNKELSALIAQFRSEADMLLGDLKEKRDQLKLDRERMKKEKLLREKIESAFVKKKFEEMKPLSLGSIKAGSRVLIQSLGLEAVVESVRPDGMLEVSVGKRILKVGMNDCAVVGEALLEENRVKKPPESVSVRIAEKAISREINVIGKRVEEALDEIDKYLDDAFLAGHRELRVIHGIGKGRLKQAIHEMLKDHPHVSSYRTGAPQEGGDGATIITLKD
- a CDS encoding NYN domain-containing protein — encoded protein: MPYIIDGNNLIGHPKEINLKSPHSRKILIKELLVFQKEREATLIVVFDGLPNEDVSREHLALGGLEILFAGQKEDADSLILKIISKSPDPASFILVSSDKSLTDRAKHLKANVMKCHQFRKKMESLKTLRKSKLEPKLEKEEVDKWVQYFNDPRNRKI
- a CDS encoding DnaJ domain-containing protein, translated to MMALEISKEGKFALKLLEIEETKKNGILTVEFQKVKKVVCFEDGKICHAVSNIRTEWFLNHLVDSGIIDKSHAVSFMHEPSISEETVHRLINAGLISEEKAAMEARNLIARIVTSCFKIAGMMAFSEGRANLTGKTLTRISPKSLVQDYYRNHASVIEYKLIIGKETRYPQFTPAAEEKLKNADLNEPEKRTLRLIDGTTKLRDILRIFPDPPEETLRNLTVLALLGILELKDKAASAPEAKAHETGAPTETQPAEESDEDVEAKKHYFELYEKHARSNFFQLLGVQRHSSAEEVKNSYYKLAREIHPDHFQKESMSEIRPLIESLFARITEAYNTLSNEQTRKRYEEEIFGEAEQPAADAAEKLDNPTLAKGNFFKGKKLYMQEKYPEALRFLENAVSLDPTRWEHFFFLGMTQAKNPRLRSMAIENLKKAITMNPTLAEAYLEIGILYKKCGKIPEARNMLKSALEWEPNNSIVAFELKELEKNTSGQK